The Bacteroidetes Order II. bacterium sequence CCAATTGGGCGGCCAAGCCAAAACCACAGGCAACGGGCAACATTGCGGCCAGGTGCGAGATCATGCCCACTACCCGATCATCCAGTTTACCAAAATGAAAGGTTCGGTCGCGTCCTTTCGTAAAACCACCTTCCTTGCCCATCAACTGACAAAACAAGGGTTTGAGTGGAATGCCTCGTGTCGTGAAAACGCCTAAGTTTCGATGCATGGGGAGAATCACATCCTCTGACGCCAAGGCAATGGCACACCCGACCGCAATGGCTTCCTGACCGTATCCACTAAACCACTTGGCTAAACGGCCCTGACGGATTAGGCGGAGCATTTTTTCTTCGATGAGGCGTGGGGTCACCAACTGCCGATACAGCATAAGTGCCGAGGTTTTGCGAATGTCTTTCGGCAGGTGTTTATAAGGGTCTCTTATCATAGATTATAGGGGACAGACAAATAAGCCGAAAGATACCAAAAGCCCTTCCGGTTGTGTTGCAGAGAAGATGAAGAGCAAATGTGCTATCGTAGAAGGACTATTTTTTGAACCTCAGAAAACGTCTCACCTGCTATCCGGCAAAAATACACCCCATTTGGCATATGGCTCCCATCTAATGCAAGGGTTCGCCATTCACCAGCGGCCAGTATGCCCTCAAACACCTCGCCTACACTACGACCAAGAAGGTCGTGAAGGGCTATCCTGACATTTTGCGGTTTCGCCACCCGAAGTCGCAACGTAGCCGTGCCCGCAAACGGATTGGGCCAAATCCCTTCTACTTCGTGGGTGATGGGCAAAGCAGGCTTTTCAGATTCTACAGGCGCACTAAACAGAACCATAAATCGCTTTTTTGTACACTGCTGATCTCCTTGGCCGGAAGTCATGCAAACTTCCGAATCGAGGGACGATTGGTCTGCAATCAAGACATCATCCACATACCAGCCCGTTCCATTGGTTACGGCATCACTGGCAAAACGGAAGCGTACCAAAACCGATTGATTGACAAATGCACTTAGATCTGCAATACTATTGATGTACTTTTGGGAAGAGCCTGTAAACGCTTTACGTGCAGTCAATGGCGTTGAAAAGGTAGAGGAAATTCTTCCGTTATACGCATTCATGATCCATTTTGTATCTAAATCCTGCCAAGTACTTCCAGCATCTGTTGAGATTTCTACCACGCCCCCATCACTAAAGAATTCCGTGTTATAGAAATGCCAAAAGCTCAGTACTGGCGTTCCGGCTTGTAAGGATACGGCTTTTACAAGCGTTAAGGTGAGGTCTGAAGGCAGTCCTTGGTTTTGTACAAACGCACTCGTTTTCCCCTGATGGGGCTGGATCATGCTGGAAGTCCAGGTGAAATTTTGGGCGTCTTTTGGGGCTACCCACTGGCTTAAGCCCTGCTCAAAATCGTCACCAAAGTATTTGTTACCTGTTAGACGAGACAGTTTAACAACAAAAGTACATGTTTTAAACCCAAAAGCAGGTAGATCCCCAATAGAAAAGACCAAACTGTCATTGTTAAAATTTGCTGGACACGTTGCGCTGTTTGATTGATAGACCATCCCAGCAGGCAATTGTGCCGTTACGGATACATTGGTTTTGTCGAGGGCACTGTTGTTATTGATTTCCACCCGGAGTGTGGCATCCGACTCCACGGTTAGATGGGATAGATCGGATTCAAGGCCAATGCTCAACCCTTTGGCAGGCAAGGTATAGCCTCGTGATGCAATGATCTGATACACCTGTTCCATTTGCCCTGCGGGCACCCTTAGCTGACGAAGCGTTTGGTAAAATGCGTTAAAATAGTCATTTTGATTGGACTCCGCATTGGTCATACCGACCGCTGAAAGGGCCGCCTGATCGGTCATTGTTCTGCCCAATACAGGCCATATCTCCATCAGAGTGGATGCCACAATTTGCCCGTTGCGCTCGCGAAGCGATCCGCCCGACGTTACAATTCCATCCGGAAATTTGTTGGGGTATTGGGTGGTGCGGCCTCCCCAGAACGGATTGTGTCCATCCCACCGGAAAACGTAATGATAGGGCGCATCGGTAAGTCCCCACTGCTGAACCGTCCAGAGATAAGATTGTGCCCAATAATCTGCAAAACCTTCGGCAAGCCCATCGTTTGTGGCATTAGAGATGCTGCCCAAGGTCATTCGATCGTGCAAGGCGTGTGCGGCTTCATGCCAAATTACACCCGCATCCTCGGCATCATCAACCCCGCCTTCACCAAAAACAAGGTATCCGGTTGTGGGGTCGTACTGTGAATTATCGGCACCATTGAGGGCGCTGGGATCGAACCATTGTGTTGTTGTATTTCCGGCATGTCTGTTTGGAATGGAAAAACCTAGGGTTTCTGCCACATAACGCAGGTTTAGGTCTATGTGATAATACGCATTGACGGCTTCGAACAAATCATTTGAACGGGAGGTTGAAAAATCATGGCTATTTTGTTCAAACAAACCCTTAAAAGGAGCGCCCGTATCAGCAATCCATGCATATTTACCCCTTAAAAAAAACTGTCCATTTTCATGAGAAAGGTCTTTTAAGGCCACTTCTTTCAGTTGTGCAGTTAATTCCGGAGAATCGGCATCGTTGTTATCCAACAAACCCATAGCACCATATTCCTTCTTCGCCGAGGTTAATGGATCAGGATCAAAAACCTTACCAATACCTTGACCAGTAGTGTAGGTCTGGCCTATAAAAAGAAGGGGAGAATGTAGCGGTTCAAAGGGAGGAAGTGATTTTGTTTTACTTAGATGTGTTTCTAAACTTGGTTCATGCGAATGTTTACATCTCACGGCAAGTGATTCTTTGCGAATTACACTTCCGGAATGTGCATCTAACCAAACGGCCCAATAATGTTGATGTTCGGGGTGATACACCTCTATCCGACGTGCTTCCACCCATTCTCCGGCTTCATTTTGCGTCCAAACGGATTCGGACCGATCTGGAAAGCCCGGTATTTCCTCCGTTTCCTCGCGTAAGATCGCTTTTCGGACCAATGCTTCTTCCCGAAACAGTTTTTTGGTGGGCCTTGTTCCGGTATTTTCCATACCCTGTATTGGATGAAAGGATGAGGTGACAAAAATCACCTCTCCGCTTTGACCAATCGTAACAGCCACTTCATTTCTTTCAACGGGCAATCCTTGAAATACTTGCTGAAAACGCACCACCTTTCCAAAAGGTAAATCCGTTTTACCAACGAGTCGAAGGACATTTTCTGGCAAGGTGGTCACCCCAAACAAGCGCAAAGCATGATGCCTCAGGTATTCGCGGGCCTGCGTTTCTGGAAATGCCGACTGTGCCCTAAAGTGTTCACGATAAATGGCGCGTGGAAGACCTGTGTTGACGTCATACCGTCCACTTCCACTAATGTCTATGCCATCTTGTGCCCAAAGTACTGTTGCGAGGGATAAAAAGATTGTACTAAGGAAAGCAATTTTACTCATTCTTAACTATATCAGTTTTTTTATTTAGTAATAATACCCAAAAAGGATCATCATCTCGTCATCGGCGGTCAGGCCAAAAGAAACAGCTCGGTTGGTATTATTGTTGTAGGTGGCTTCCAGCCTTAGTTTGGTGCCCGCTTCTAAGACCAAAGGGTCATTGAATGTCAAGATGGGCGGATGCTCCCAATCGTCGGCATAATAAATCATCTTTCCATTATTGACCCCACCTTCCACAAAAACCTTAAACTCCGACATCAGTTGGTGCGCATGACTAAACAGCATCGCAATACGGGTTTGTTTATTAAAAGTAAAACTTTTCTGTAAGGTTGTTTTTTGATTCGGTGGCAAGAAAATATTGGTATTGTTTAAGTCCAAAATCCCTGCTTCGTATTTTACTTGTGATTTATCCACCGTATGCAAGTTGGCATAGACTTCACCGACAATTTTTTCCTTAGATCGGTTTACATAATGGGAATTAAGATCGAAACCACTGTTTGCTGGCATTTTTAAAGCGACCCCTTCTGGAAAAGTATAATTGAGTCTCGGCCATTGGGTCCCCCAAAAAAAGGTATGGTATTGCATCGCGATGGCATTTTGCATTAAGAACCCACCATTTGCATCCCAAATATCCCGAACCAATCCTTCTTTGGGCATCACAGAAGAGGGCGTATTCGCCCTGAAATTATAAATCAAGAAGTGATGGCTCCCTGAACGCATCTCGATTTCCATTCTTTTTACATATACATCGGTCGGATTTCCTACCTGTTGATACACAAAAAACTCGCGATTAAAATTAGGGGCAACCTCAAAAGGCCCCAACTTTAGCTGATAGCCTTGTTCGGGCTTCTCTAAAGGCCGGAAAGCAGGCCGCTCGTACCTACGGGTGTCTTCCAAAACCTTTAAATCCACCACTTTACCCTCTTTGGGTGCGCCAGCCACAATCCATTGCCGGATAAGTTCCAGTTCGCCATTGGTCAGCGGATCTCCTCCGAGAGGCATCAAACTGCCATAATTGGGGTGGTCGTTATAAAAGTGATCTTCGTCAGGATAGTTAATTTTTTCCCAAAAGAAACTTTTATACACACTTGGTAAGCCCTGTGTACCCACCATTTCCAATCCATCTTTTTGGGCAGCAGCATTTTTCACCTGTTGACTTACCGTTTCCGCATACCCCACGTCTTCGGTTAGGACCAAGCCCGATTGTTCTGCAAAACTGGACCCGGCAACGTGGCAATTGGCACATTTAGGCGTTAAAATACGGGTTTGGATAGACCGCCAACTGGAGGAATCATCAAATTCATTGTCACTTTTTTGGTCACAACCAATCATTACAAATGTAAGCAGCCAAAAAAAGTGAATATTTTTTTTCATCATATTGTTATCTTCATTACGCTTATACCGTTTGTTGTGTGACATCAATCAATGTATATCAAAGAAGATGTAACATCTTAACGCGGATAATGTGTTTAGATCAGTTAAGTTCTTAAAATAGGCAACAAATGAATCGGTTATACACCCTTGCTTTTCTTTTGATTCCCCTAATGGTGATTATCTGGTTTTGGGTATTCAAATCTACACCCAATAGCGGACACCCAGATTGGCCCAGCCGACGTGAATTGCTCCGCCGCGAACGTGGTGGCCCTAAGCCGGTTTTGGTATATGGCACCGGGAATCAGGCCGTTGCAAGCCGTTATAAACAAATGGTGGAAGCAATTGATGCGGAAACCCCTTGGTTTGATTTTGAGATCAAGGCCGACACCGAAGTAAATTGGGACACCTTAACCAATCGTAGGGTGTATCTTGTCGGTACTCCAAACGCCAACAGATTGCTACAAAAAGTTTTACCACATACCCCATTCAAATTTGAAACGGGCCAATTTTTTATCCATGACGATGTGTTCCCACATGCCGAAGACCGCTTGCATTTTTTATACCCTAACCCATCTAATCCGAAAATTCCAGTTTATGTCATTACAGGGAACACCGACGAGGCTATCCTTCAGGGAAAAACGATCGAAGTCCGTGGAGACTTTCAGGTTTTTCATCACGATAAAGCCTCCCTCTTCGGTATGTTCTCCCAAACTCCCGCAACCCGCTGGGCGTTAGACCCTGCACTGATACGGCATCTATATTTTGAAGAAAAACCCACCTTCGAAACCGCACATTATCAATTTTTTGGGGCACAAGACCAACGAGGCCCGGAGTCGTTTATAACCCTATCGCAAGAACGTGAAGCCGCTTATCAACACATCGAGGCGTTTACGGGTGCTATAAAACCCCATCCCAAATTCCGGTATTACCTCTACAAAACGTTTGAAGACAAGGGACTGGCCACCAGCGAGGTAAATTGTACTACGCATGGCTTTGTACGCCCCGAACGGATGAGCCGGGCGTACAAAGAAGATGATGACATTTCTTTTGAGGTTTATTCAGTATTGGATGATTTTTTGATTTGTAATAACGGATTAATAGATGGTCGACAACTCATTCGGCATCAATTGGGCCAACCCAAAACGTTGGCGCTGGAGTTGGGGTTGGCTATGTACTTCTCTAAAAACTGGCACCGACATGGGTATGCCTATTGGTCTGCCCGCCTCGCACAATCCGGCTACCTGCCAACGATTTCAGAACTGGTTAATAATGAAGTATTGCTTACCGACTCGGACTTAATTTACCCGCCCGCAGCTGGTGCATTGGTGGCTTTCCTTGTGGAAGAATGGGGGCGCGAGGCTTTTCTGTCTCGGTATGCAAATTGGTTACCCACGCCGGCAGAAGAACGGGTCTTATCCCCCAAATTCTTGGCCTTTGTCCAGCGACAAAATCCAAAATTTGAACAGATTACCCAAACCATCAAGTCTCAGTACGAACAACCACGCCCTTTTTTACAAGGTTTTAATTTTGGCCACGAAGGGTATGGCATCTATAATGGCTATATCTCGCGCCAAGCCACCGAGTCCATCTCCGCATTACATCAGATTGGTTCAAATTCCATTGCCGTCATCCCCTACTCCTTCATGAGGGACCCTAAAAAGCCTACTCCCTTCCGGTTTTCACGCAGTGCAGACGAGGAAAACGACGAGGCGGTGATTACCGTAGCCAGCCATGCCCGTGAAATAGGCATGTCGGTCTTATTGAAACCACAAGTTTGGATTCCGCGATCCTGGCCAGGCGAGGTTGAAATGCAGTCGGAGGCTGATTGGAATGCTTTTTTTGAACACTATGAGCATTGGATTCGTCACTATGCCTTACTGGCCGAGATGTACCAAATCCCAATTTTGTGCGTGGCCACCGAATTTGGCAAGGCAACCAAGGGCCACGAACACCGCTGGATTGCCCTCTTTCGGCGGCTAAGAAGCCTTTATTCCGGGAAAATGACGGTGGCCGCAAATTGGGATGGCGGCTTTGATCATAAATCTTTCTGGGATGAATTAGATTTTATTGGGATTAATAATTACAAAACCTTAGCCCAAAAAGCTGACGCCAGCGATGCCGAACTATTGGCCGGTGCAAGAGCAGAGAATTCGTTTTTCCAAAGTATATCCGAACGGTTCGGAAAGAAAATTGTGTTTACAGAGGTCGGTTTTACGGCCACCGATACCCCCTGGATTCGTCCTTGGGAATATGCCGACGGCAAGAAGGTGAATCTGGAACACCAGCGCCGAAGTTATCAGGCACTACTTACCGCACTGCACAACCAATCTTGGCTGGGTGGGTATTTTTGGTGGAAATGGCCATCCTTTTTGGACTATGGTGGGCCAAATGACCCTGATTTTACCCCAAATGGCAAACCTGCCGAACAGGTGGTCAAGGAATGGTTTGGAAAAAGAGCAAACTGAGGAATTGAGTTTTTCAGCATCATAGATCATGAAAAAAACAGCCATATTTAAAATATACAATGGCTTAAGTGGGTTAAGTAAATTATTGTATATAGAGCGTACTGCTTTCGCAAGCGTTGCCACCTAATTTTACTCAAAGCTGAAGGACGTTATTCAGAAGATGTTGCTGCTATCTTAGGCATGTCTTATGTTGGTGTCAATACTTGGGTAAAACGGTTCTGAGGTGGTCTGATTTAGCCAGACACAGATCTAACTTAATTTTGCGTCATGAAGACCCAACAACGTAAAGTAATAAGTCAGTTTACGCTTGCCTTCCATTCCATCAGAGCCGCCCTGTTCAACAAATTGGGCTATAACAACGTTTTTAATACTTTTGTCATGTACTTAGATTTTTTTTGTAAAATTGAGGTTAAAGCACTAATTTATTTGAAGGTGCATCTACTTACTGTGGCACTAAAATCAACCCAGGTACCTTGGATACCAAAGGTCTCTAAGATACAAATACAACCACAGAAGAGAGGGGGTATCCGCCCACCATACACCACTCCCTTTCTTTACCTTAATTCCAAAACCACAATCCAAAGCGCAAATGAGTTTTTTTGACAAAGCCAAGAAATTTCTTGGCATGAACACCATCGAGTTGTCGCTGGAAGCACAACCTACTTTTTTGGTGACAGACCGGACTGTTACAGGAATCATTAAAATGAAGGGAGTTTCGGATCAAGTCATTAAATCTGTTATCCTTGAGTTTTACCGTGAGTCGGATTACACCCATCGTGATAGTGAAGGCTATGAAAGCTCACGAACGAAGAAGACACCCATGGGGAAAATACAGGTAAACGCACCGTCTTCTATTAGTAAGGACGAAGAAATTCAGTTGCCATTTGAAGTGCCCTTCTTTTACGAAAAAACCTTCAGCGAGCGGATGAAGGAAAAAGACGGAATGGTAGGAAGGATGTTTAAACATGCAGAAGACAGTTTTACCCGTGATGAATTTCTGCTTACGGTAAAAATTGATCTGGCGAATGTAGCCTTGGATCCTAGTCAAACGGTTAAAATCATGAGGGTATAATGATTCCTATGTCTTGACCCCTGATAAGCATCCCCCCCTTTCTTATACACCAAGCCCCTTGTGGGCTTTTCCTATTGTAAAACCGATGTATCCTCCTCCAATCAATGCTCCTTCCATTGCCGTCATTCTGGGTAGTTCATTCCATTCAGCGACCTTCCAGAAATGGGAATTGGTCGAAACTCCGTTTAAAACCCCCTTTGGATCAACTGTTTTGCACCGAGTTCCATTACAAAACAAAGTTGCCTGGGTGCTATTCCGGCATGGTTCACCACACCGCTTCCTTCCCAACCAAATTAACTACCGGGCGAACGCATATGCCCTTAAAATGGTCAACTGCCAAGCACTGCTAATAACCAGTTCTGTTGGGGTTATGACAACAGACTTGCCCCTATATAAAATATTATTTCTGAAAGACTTGCTCTATCCTGAAAATCGTTTACCAGATGGCAATACTTGTACCATGTTCCCACACCCTACTCCCCAGCAAGGGCATTTGGTCTTGAATGAAGGGCTTTTTTCGAAGGCATTAACCCTTCAATTAATTCAGCACTTTACACCGCTTCAGTCAGAAATTTTCATGAATGTAACTTTTGCCTATGCAGGTGGACCGAGAACCAAAACGCCGGCTGAAAATCGTTATTGGGCGGCAATGGGGGCACAAGTCAACTCGATGACGTTGGCCCCAGAAGTTGTTTTGGCAAATGAATTAGAAATTCCATGTGCGGGTTTGGTGGTTGGACACAAATATTCGGTTCCAGACGTGCAAAATCCGCCAGATGGAAGCATTCAGGAAACATTGGACACCGCCCGCGAAAGATTAGAAAATGCGGTGCAATGGTTTATCGAGGAAGGGACGCCCGTTCCATTTAGAAATCACCTTTTTCGTTTCTAATAGTAAAGGCCGAAGTATATTGCTCCGACCTTTACTATTACTTCTATTGATCAACAACTCATCGGATCATATTGCGCTGCTGCTGAAGCCAGCGGTTTTTTTCATTCATTTCGCGGAGGCGATCCAGCATGTATTGTAGATCTGCTTGGCTTGGTCTGTATGGCGAAGGCGTAGGAGGCATAAAACCGCCAGTAACTTCCTTTTGTTCTTTTTCAGAAAGAACCTTGATCTCTGTTTCGTTTTTGAAGATGTTGTTCGTTTTCATAATTGAGTGCCTTAGAGGTAATAGGGTAATTTCTTATTTAACCTGACAAGAAAAATTTTTGGAAGACGCTGAAGCGGCTTGTCCACTCATTAGAGCATTATTACAAACACTCTGCGCTGCACTGATGCCAGTATTTTGAGAAGCGAAGTAACCTGCAACACCAGCGCTAATTGCACCAATGGCCCAACCGACGGCTGCAATCCAAGCACCACCTTGTGCTTCCGCCAATTCATCATTTGATAAAACCTGTACTTCGTTTTGCGCAGCAAATTCTGCCAAGGTCATTTTTTGGGTTTTCATATGTTTTTGGGTGTGGGTATGTAGGGAATGGGAAAAATCTTCCCGGTTAGTTTCTTTAAAGGGTTTAGGGATCAAGTGCATCTTGCATCACTAAATGTGGAACATTCCAGATGAAGGCTCATTTTATTCTATTTTTGGATTAAGGACGTGTCTAAGATTCAGCGCCAAAAAGAAAAGTTTAAATGAAGTATCAATAATTTTCAACGTAACCTGTCATTTTTTAAAAAATATTTTGAGAAAAACAAAAACACCTACCTTAATTAAACTATTTCGTGCTTTTCAGCTACAAGGTAAAAACCATGCCTACCCATACGCTTCCCTTGACCTTTGATCTTTTTAACTTAGAAAAAGCCCAGTCGGTTTTTTCCAATAAGGCATTACCGCCAATCTGGACGCCGCTTTCGGGTGGCAACCTCAACTACGTTTGGCGCTGGGGTATTTTTCCAAACTCGGTTATCGTCAAACAAACCCCCCCTTTTATTGCTGCTGCACCCAAACACCCGTTTAATCAAGATCGGCACCACTTTGAAAGACAAGCCCTGACGTTTTTAAACACGCCCCCCCCTTCCCTTCCCCATAATCCCCAAATTCATCTGCCAGTGGTTTTGGCACACGATGCCCCTTCGGCGGTGTTGGTCTTGAGCGATTTTGGACCATCTCCCGCTTTAGGTTCAGCAAATGTACAAGCAGGATTCGATCCAGTTTTAGGCAAAAATTTAGGCTTATTTATTAAAGAATTACACCTTTCGACATTAAAAAACAAATATTTACTCCTTAATCATAACAACTGCACCGTTCAAGAGACCCGATTTGAAATTCAGTATCGTTTCATTGGGCAGCAAGCCCTTACCCACAAGTTACCTCATGCACCTGAAATACAAGCGGCTGCACACCACTTGGGAGAAGTCTTTTTGCAGGAGGGGATTTGTCTTATCATGGGCGATTTATGGCCCGCCTCCCTCTTAGTCCTTGCACAGGGGCTTGCAGTGATAGACTGGGAACTTTCGCATTATGGTCAACCAGCACAAGATGTTGGACACCTTGCGGCCCACCTTTGGATGCTTTATCACCGCAATCAAAATCCTCACTTTAGAATGCGCATTCAACAATTTTGGCAGGGTTTCATAGAAATGTATTTTTACCAAAATCCAGTGTTTGATCTTAATCAGCAGCTGCGTGCCATTCAGCACTTGGGGGCAGAAATTATGGCGCGAACCATAGGGGCCTTTCGGTCTGGTTCAGCGTATGAGGGCCTTTCGGTTCATCATCCTGTGCAACAAGAAGCCCTTCAGTTCGCAACCAACTGTTTACTTGAAAACGATCTATCATTGCAACAAATGTTTTCGCCCTTTCACATCCCCTATTTTTAAACAAGCAAAGGAGTTATATATTGGACCTGTCTCCACTTCAATCAATCCCGAATTCCAATGAAAAAATTCCTGTACATTTTTTGCCTGATTCCGATATCGGTATGGTCCCAAGTGGACGTTCCATTGATCCGGCCTGATTTTCAAGCCCCGGAATTTACTGCCCGCCGCAACGAAATTATCCGCCAGATCGGTAGCGAGGGCATTGCAGTCCTAAAAGGTGCCCCCAGCCCGCGAGGCTTTACCCGCTTTAGGCAAACAAATGAATTTTATTACCTTAGCGGGATAGAAGTTCCTCATGCCATCCTCGTAATGGACGGCAATACAAGACAATCGTTTCTGTTCCTCCCCAATAGAAATGAGGCGCGGGAACGCAGCGAGGGCAAAATGCTCTCGGCAGAAGATGCCGATTGGCTGCGCGATACACAGGAGTTTGATGGCGTCTATAGCACCGATCTTTTTGCGGAATGGCTGGGCCGCGTAGCGAGACGCGGAAAACCCTATACCCTCTGGACGCCTTTTCAACCGGGAGAAGGATTTGCCGAAAGCCGAGACATGGGTTTAAGGGTCCATGCAGACTTGTACTCGGACCCGTGGGATGGACGCCCCAGCGCCGAGAACCGTTTTATTGCTTTGCTCAAAGAACGATTCCCCATGTTTGAACTCCGGGATCTGAATCCTAAAATGGATGAAATGCGCCTTATTAAAAGCCCTGTAGAATTGGAGCTAATTAAAAAGTCCACCTTTCTTAGTGGATTGGCGCTGATGGAAAGCATGAGATCGGTCCAACCAGGGATGAAGGAATTAGAGTTGGATGCCGTTGCTAAATTTATTTTCTACCGCGAAGGGGCCATTGGAGATGCCTATTATTCTTTGGTGGCAAGTGGACATAATGCCTTTTTTCCTCATTACAACGCCGGACAACGTGTGATGAAAGATGGCGACTTCCTGCTCATGGATTATGCGCCCGATTATGGCTACTATATGAGTGATGTTACCCGAATGTTTCCCGTCAATGGTAAGTTTAGCCCTTGGCAACGTGAATTATATGGATTTTATTTGGCTTGTTATAAAGCCATTTTAAGACACATAAAACCCAATCAAACCGCAAGCCAAATCAGGGCCAAAGCAGTGGCCGAGATGGAGGCCCTCTTAGAAAAAACCACGTTCTCTAAGCCCGAATACGAAAAAGGCGCCCGAAACTTTGTGTTTACGTACCGAGCAGGCTCGTTTAATGCCTTTACGACCCTCGGACACGGCGTAGGAATGGCCACACAC is a genomic window containing:
- a CDS encoding sporulation protein, whose product is MSFFDKAKKFLGMNTIELSLEAQPTFLVTDRTVTGIIKMKGVSDQVIKSVILEFYRESDYTHRDSEGYESSRTKKTPMGKIQVNAPSSISKDEEIQLPFEVPFFYEKTFSERMKEKDGMVGRMFKHAEDSFTRDEFLLTVKIDLANVALDPSQTVKIMRV
- a CDS encoding immune inhibitor A; translation: MSKIAFLSTIFLSLATVLWAQDGIDISGSGRYDVNTGLPRAIYREHFRAQSAFPETQAREYLRHHALRLFGVTTLPENVLRLVGKTDLPFGKVVRFQQVFQGLPVERNEVAVTIGQSGEVIFVTSSFHPIQGMENTGTRPTKKLFREEALVRKAILREETEEIPGFPDRSESVWTQNEAGEWVEARRIEVYHPEHQHYWAVWLDAHSGSVIRKESLAVRCKHSHEPSLETHLSKTKSLPPFEPLHSPLLFIGQTYTTGQGIGKVFDPDPLTSAKKEYGAMGLLDNNDADSPELTAQLKEVALKDLSHENGQFFLRGKYAWIADTGAPFKGLFEQNSHDFSTSRSNDLFEAVNAYYHIDLNLRYVAETLGFSIPNRHAGNTTTQWFDPSALNGADNSQYDPTTGYLVFGEGGVDDAEDAGVIWHEAAHALHDRMTLGSISNATNDGLAEGFADYWAQSYLWTVQQWGLTDAPYHYVFRWDGHNPFWGGRTTQYPNKFPDGIVTSGGSLRERNGQIVASTLMEIWPVLGRTMTDQAALSAVGMTNAESNQNDYFNAFYQTLRQLRVPAGQMEQVYQIIASRGYTLPAKGLSIGLESDLSHLTVESDATLRVEINNNSALDKTNVSVTAQLPAGMVYQSNSATCPANFNNDSLVFSIGDLPAFGFKTCTFVVKLSRLTGNKYFGDDFEQGLSQWVAPKDAQNFTWTSSMIQPHQGKTSAFVQNQGLPSDLTLTLVKAVSLQAGTPVLSFWHFYNTEFFSDGGVVEISTDAGSTWQDLDTKWIMNAYNGRISSTFSTPLTARKAFTGSSQKYINSIADLSAFVNQSVLVRFRFASDAVTNGTGWYVDDVLIADQSSLDSEVCMTSGQGDQQCTKKRFMVLFSAPVESEKPALPITHEVEGIWPNPFAGTATLRLRVAKPQNVRIALHDLLGRSVGEVFEGILAAGEWRTLALDGSHMPNGVYFCRIAGETFSEVQKIVLLR
- a CDS encoding aminopeptidase P family protein produces the protein MKKFLYIFCLIPISVWSQVDVPLIRPDFQAPEFTARRNEIIRQIGSEGIAVLKGAPSPRGFTRFRQTNEFYYLSGIEVPHAILVMDGNTRQSFLFLPNRNEARERSEGKMLSAEDADWLRDTQEFDGVYSTDLFAEWLGRVARRGKPYTLWTPFQPGEGFAESRDMGLRVHADLYSDPWDGRPSAENRFIALLKERFPMFELRDLNPKMDEMRLIKSPVELELIKKSTFLSGLALMESMRSVQPGMKELELDAVAKFIFYREGAIGDAYYSLVASGHNAFFPHYNAGQRVMKDGDFLLMDYAPDYGYYMSDVTRMFPVNGKFSPWQRELYGFYLACYKAILRHIKPNQTASQIRAKAVAEMEALLEKTTFSKPEYEKGARNFVFTYRAGSFNAFTTLGHGVGMATHDVGSYNGPLKPGMVFTIEPALRVPEELIYIRLEDMIVITETGADILSDFVPMEIDEIERLMAEPGILQTYTRTTASIKR
- a CDS encoding phosphotransferase; this encodes MPTHTLPLTFDLFNLEKAQSVFSNKALPPIWTPLSGGNLNYVWRWGIFPNSVIVKQTPPFIAAAPKHPFNQDRHHFERQALTFLNTPPPSLPHNPQIHLPVVLAHDAPSAVLVLSDFGPSPALGSANVQAGFDPVLGKNLGLFIKELHLSTLKNKYLLLNHNNCTVQETRFEIQYRFIGQQALTHKLPHAPEIQAAAHHLGEVFLQEGICLIMGDLWPASLLVLAQGLAVIDWELSHYGQPAQDVGHLAAHLWMLYHRNQNPHFRMRIQQFWQGFIEMYFYQNPVFDLNQQLRAIQHLGAEIMARTIGAFRSGSAYEGLSVHHPVQQEALQFATNCLLENDLSLQQMFSPFHIPYF
- a CDS encoding 5'-methylthioadenosine phosphorylase encodes the protein MYPPPINAPSIAVILGSSFHSATFQKWELVETPFKTPFGSTVLHRVPLQNKVAWVLFRHGSPHRFLPNQINYRANAYALKMVNCQALLITSSVGVMTTDLPLYKILFLKDLLYPENRLPDGNTCTMFPHPTPQQGHLVLNEGLFSKALTLQLIQHFTPLQSEIFMNVTFAYAGGPRTKTPAENRYWAAMGAQVNSMTLAPEVVLANELEIPCAGLVVGHKYSVPDVQNPPDGSIQETLDTARERLENAVQWFIEEGTPVPFRNHLFRF